A DNA window from Caulobacter mirabilis contains the following coding sequences:
- a CDS encoding LysR substrate-binding domain-containing protein, with the protein MNLRDLRYLLAVAEHEHFGRAARACGVSQPTLSVQIRKLEELMGVALFERSSKTAAPTAACLQLIGHARAAVTAAEAILATARNLRDPLAGRFRLGIIPTLAPYLLPLVFAPLREALPDLEVEPWEDQTAALLARLRAHELDAALLATDVDGPDLLSLPLFAEPFLAALPPEHPLADQSVIAETDLAGDILVLADGHCLRDQAMEACGQEAALGGALRAASLSTLLNMVAAGYGTTLVPGLAAGAAQDAGIVLRPLAARAGRTVRIAWRAHYPRRSAVEAVGEVVADRLRGFAQGAAAGTI; encoded by the coding sequence ATGAATCTTCGGGACCTTCGCTACCTACTGGCCGTGGCCGAGCATGAGCATTTCGGACGCGCCGCCCGGGCCTGCGGCGTCAGCCAGCCGACGCTGTCGGTCCAGATCCGGAAGCTGGAAGAGCTGATGGGCGTCGCCCTGTTCGAACGCAGCAGCAAGACCGCCGCGCCGACCGCCGCCTGCCTGCAGCTGATCGGCCACGCCCGCGCCGCCGTGACGGCGGCCGAGGCCATCCTGGCCACCGCCCGGAACCTGCGCGATCCGCTGGCCGGACGGTTCCGGCTCGGCATCATCCCGACGCTGGCCCCCTACCTGCTGCCGCTGGTCTTTGCCCCCTTGCGCGAAGCCCTGCCCGATCTCGAGGTGGAGCCGTGGGAGGACCAGACCGCCGCCCTGCTCGCCCGGCTGCGCGCGCATGAGCTCGACGCCGCCCTGCTGGCCACGGACGTCGACGGACCCGACCTGCTGAGCCTGCCTCTGTTCGCTGAGCCCTTCCTGGCCGCGCTTCCGCCCGAGCACCCCCTCGCTGATCAGTCGGTGATCGCCGAGACCGACCTGGCCGGCGACATCCTCGTGCTGGCGGACGGTCACTGCCTTCGCGACCAGGCCATGGAAGCCTGCGGGCAGGAGGCCGCGCTGGGCGGGGCGCTGCGGGCCGCCAGCTTGTCGACCCTGCTGAACATGGTCGCCGCGGGATACGGCACGACCCTGGTTCCGGGCCTCGCGGCGGGCGCCGCGCAGGACGCGGGGATCGTCCTGCGTCCCCTCGCCGCCCGGGCCGGACGCACCGTGCGCATCGCCTGGCGCGCCCACTACCCACGCCGCTCCGCCGTGGAAGCCGTGGGCGAGGTCGTGGCCGATCGTCTCCGGGGCTTCGCGCAGGGCGCCGCCGCCGGAACGATCTAG
- a CDS encoding alpha/beta fold hydrolase, whose amino-acid sequence MPKIQIKDGTEIYYKDWGPKDAQPIVFHHGWPLSADDWDNQMLFFLAQGYRVIAHDRRGHGRSTQTWTGNEMDTYAADVAELAAALNLKGAIHVGHSTGGGEVARYVARHGGGGRVAKAVLIGAVPPIMVKTPNNPGGLPVEVFDGFRAALVANRAQFYRDVPAGPFYGFNRPGAKSQEGVIANWWRQGMMGGAKAHYDCIKAFSETDFTEDLKAIAVPTLVMHGDDDQIVPIGSAAKMSAPLLKKGTLKIYPGLGHGLCTINPDVVNPDLLAFIRA is encoded by the coding sequence ATGCCCAAGATCCAGATCAAGGACGGAACGGAGATCTACTACAAGGACTGGGGTCCCAAGGACGCGCAGCCGATCGTGTTCCACCACGGCTGGCCGCTGAGCGCGGACGACTGGGATAACCAGATGCTGTTCTTCCTGGCTCAGGGGTATCGCGTGATTGCGCACGATCGGCGAGGTCATGGTCGCTCGACCCAGACCTGGACCGGCAACGAGATGGACACCTACGCCGCCGACGTGGCGGAACTGGCCGCCGCGCTGAATCTGAAGGGCGCGATCCATGTCGGTCATTCCACGGGCGGCGGCGAGGTGGCGCGCTACGTCGCCCGTCATGGCGGCGGCGGACGTGTGGCCAAGGCGGTGCTGATCGGGGCGGTGCCGCCGATCATGGTCAAGACGCCCAACAACCCCGGCGGCCTGCCGGTCGAGGTGTTCGACGGCTTTCGCGCCGCCCTGGTCGCCAACCGGGCGCAGTTCTACCGCGATGTGCCGGCCGGGCCGTTCTACGGCTTCAATCGACCGGGCGCGAAGTCTCAGGAAGGCGTCATCGCCAACTGGTGGCGGCAGGGCATGATGGGCGGCGCCAAGGCGCACTACGACTGCATCAAGGCCTTCTCCGAGACCGACTTCACCGAGGACCTGAAGGCGATCGCCGTTCCGACGCTGGTGATGCACGGGGACGACGACCAGATCGTCCCGATCGGCTCGGCCGCCAAGATGTCGGCGCCGCTGCTCAAGAAGGGGACGCTGAAGATCTATCCAGGGCTCGGTCACGGGCTCTGCACCATCAATCCGGATGTCGTGAACCCGGATTTGCTGGCGTTCATCCGCGCCTGA
- a CDS encoding sensor histidine kinase — translation MADRDQDDRAGAAKRVFSLWPAATGVPSSSGSADLPAWARSAAPQARRRRLRGADILVGAAAVAVLTLLLVNLTAGAVTVGLSALCLALLLVTLALLWKERRREDADAAWRDTLFERTGISLWREDWSAVGEAILALKQRGVHDIEGHFAAHPDEARDLRRRVIVKDVNAFAAEMMGAGSKADLLGPLDRILPDSDQTFDQWLIAFGRGDTFYRSETHIVRPDGTHVDTLFTAELPTTLEGFRNILVTALDITDYKALQTKLVAAETDAARASRISTMGALTASIAHEVNTPLASILANVEAGLRWLRRPQPNLPEAEQAIERAIRDAARAHEVIARTRDFLSAAPHAIQPVDMAETARLAMVLIDRELRSHQASAHLDATPGLPQVDADPIQMQQVLVNLMVNGLQAMKSCAPPRDLRVTLRAVDGEVIVSVTDQGPGIDPTIRGKLFDPFFSRKENGMGMGLAICRTCVEGHGGRIWAEPNADRGATFAFSLPQARSG, via the coding sequence ATGGCGGATCGCGATCAGGACGACAGAGCCGGCGCCGCCAAGCGCGTCTTCTCACTCTGGCCCGCCGCGACCGGCGTCCCCTCCTCGTCCGGCTCGGCCGACCTGCCAGCCTGGGCCCGATCGGCCGCGCCGCAGGCTCGGCGACGGCGCCTGCGCGGCGCGGACATCCTTGTCGGCGCCGCGGCCGTGGCCGTGCTGACCCTGCTGCTCGTCAACCTCACCGCCGGCGCCGTGACCGTCGGCCTGTCGGCGCTTTGCCTGGCGCTGCTTCTGGTGACGCTGGCGCTGCTATGGAAGGAGCGGCGGCGGGAAGACGCGGACGCGGCTTGGCGGGACACGCTGTTCGAGCGCACGGGCATATCGCTGTGGCGCGAGGACTGGTCGGCGGTCGGCGAGGCCATCCTGGCCCTCAAGCAGCGAGGCGTGCACGACATCGAGGGCCACTTCGCCGCCCATCCCGACGAGGCGCGAGACCTCCGCCGCCGCGTCATCGTCAAGGACGTCAACGCCTTTGCCGCCGAGATGATGGGGGCCGGATCGAAGGCGGATCTCCTGGGACCGCTGGACCGGATCCTGCCCGACAGCGACCAGACCTTCGATCAGTGGCTGATCGCGTTCGGGCGTGGCGACACCTTCTACCGATCAGAGACGCACATCGTCCGTCCCGACGGCACGCACGTCGACACCCTGTTCACCGCCGAGCTGCCGACGACGCTCGAGGGCTTCAGGAACATCCTGGTCACCGCGCTGGACATCACCGACTACAAGGCTCTGCAGACCAAGCTTGTCGCCGCCGAGACCGACGCCGCGCGCGCCTCGCGCATCTCGACGATGGGCGCGCTGACGGCTTCAATCGCCCACGAGGTCAACACGCCGCTGGCTTCGATCCTCGCCAATGTCGAGGCGGGCCTGCGCTGGCTGCGACGGCCGCAGCCGAACCTACCGGAAGCGGAGCAGGCGATCGAACGCGCGATCCGCGACGCCGCCCGCGCCCATGAGGTCATCGCCCGGACGCGGGATTTCCTCAGCGCCGCGCCGCACGCGATCCAGCCGGTCGACATGGCCGAAACCGCGCGGCTGGCCATGGTGCTGATCGATCGCGAACTCCGATCCCACCAGGCTTCGGCGCACCTCGACGCCACGCCCGGCTTGCCGCAGGTCGACGCCGACCCGATCCAGATGCAGCAGGTCCTGGTCAACCTGATGGTCAACGGCCTCCAGGCGATGAAAAGCTGCGCCCCGCCCCGGGACCTGCGCGTCACGCTGCGCGCCGTGGACGGCGAGGTGATCGTCTCGGTGACCGACCAGGGGCCCGGCATCGATCCGACGATCCGCGGCAAGCTGTTCGATCCATTCTTCTCGAGGAAGGAGAACGGCATGGGCATGGGGCTGGCCATCTGCCGGACCTGTGTCGAGGGACATGGCGGACGAATCTGGGCCGAGCCCAACGCGGACCGCGGCGCGACCTTCGCCTTCAGCCTGCCGCAGGCGAGGTCCGGTTGA
- a CDS encoding response regulator transcription factor, producing the protein MPPLIHIIDDDALLREALRGLFRSADYETMDHASIEGFLAADRPNRPGCVIVDVRLPDGNGLDLLNRMSALGMSQPVLVMTGYGDIPMSVRAMKAGAADFLTKPIRDRDLFDAALAAVAADQERWAVEEALLDLQRLYGGLTARERQVVDLVALGRLNKQIAGDLSLSESTVKTHRRSAMRKLKARTVADLVRMADRLKAGV; encoded by the coding sequence ATGCCGCCGCTCATCCACATCATCGACGACGACGCCCTGCTTCGCGAAGCGTTGCGCGGGCTGTTCCGCTCGGCGGACTACGAGACGATGGACCATGCCTCGATCGAGGGCTTCCTGGCCGCTGACCGGCCGAACCGTCCCGGCTGCGTGATCGTCGACGTGCGGCTTCCGGACGGGAACGGATTGGACCTGCTCAACCGCATGTCGGCGCTGGGCATGTCCCAGCCGGTTCTGGTCATGACCGGCTACGGCGATATCCCCATGAGCGTCCGGGCCATGAAGGCGGGAGCGGCGGACTTTCTGACCAAGCCGATCCGCGACCGGGATCTGTTCGATGCGGCGCTGGCCGCCGTCGCCGCCGATCAAGAACGGTGGGCTGTCGAGGAAGCCCTCCTGGACCTTCAGCGTCTCTACGGAGGGCTGACCGCGCGCGAGCGGCAGGTGGTCGACCTGGTCGCGCTGGGCCGCCTGAACAAGCAGATCGCTGGCGACCTGTCGCTCAGCGAGTCGACCGTCAAGACTCACCGTCGCTCGGCGATGCGCAAACTGAAGGCCCGCACCGTCGCCGATCTGGTCCGGATGGCGGATCGGTTGAAGGCCGGGGTCTGA
- a CDS encoding helix-turn-helix transcriptional regulator, with the protein MEGHGIAKFRDANLLAASSRRPWTLLSAELRQHGAGQIDAFVPQNAEITQIIQDVNEAVSTRASGGVRQEVAARPGTTWLCPAGIREEATRLSADIPQVLHVYIPPHSFLTGELATLDFRAQDLRYQARVGNPRIMAILAAITQELRCESASGGLRTDALAIDLISTLAAGHGETPSASPPTTLIGGLDRRRMDRTLAFMNDHLDQDLSLTDLAEAASVSVFHFSRAFRRTMGLAPHAYLSRRRLDLAKRLLATGSLSLAEIALTCRFSGQANFTRAFTRAVGVSPGRYRGEVRAL; encoded by the coding sequence ATGGAAGGGCACGGCATCGCCAAGTTCCGCGACGCCAACCTGCTCGCCGCCTCCTCCCGGCGTCCCTGGACATTACTGTCGGCGGAACTCCGGCAGCACGGAGCCGGACAGATCGACGCCTTCGTGCCCCAGAACGCCGAGATCACCCAGATCATTCAGGACGTGAACGAGGCGGTGTCCACCCGGGCGTCGGGGGGCGTCCGTCAGGAGGTCGCCGCCCGACCGGGAACGACCTGGCTCTGCCCGGCCGGCATCCGCGAGGAGGCGACCCGTCTGTCCGCCGATATCCCTCAGGTCCTGCACGTCTACATCCCGCCGCACAGCTTCCTGACCGGCGAGCTGGCGACGCTGGATTTCCGCGCCCAGGACCTGCGCTATCAGGCGCGGGTCGGCAATCCGCGGATCATGGCCATCCTCGCCGCGATCACCCAGGAGCTCCGATGCGAGAGCGCCTCCGGCGGCCTGAGGACGGACGCGCTGGCGATCGACCTGATCTCGACGCTCGCCGCCGGCCATGGCGAAACACCAAGCGCCAGTCCGCCGACGACGCTGATCGGCGGCCTCGATCGACGGCGGATGGATAGAACCCTGGCCTTCATGAACGACCATCTCGACCAGGACCTGAGCCTGACCGATCTGGCCGAGGCCGCCAGCGTGAGCGTCTTCCATTTCTCCCGCGCCTTCCGTCGAACCATGGGCCTGGCCCCGCATGCCTATCTCAGCCGCCGGCGCCTCGACCTGGCCAAACGCCTGCTCGCGACCGGCTCCCTGAGCCTGGCAGAGATCGCCCTGACCTGCCGGTTCTCGGGTCAGGCCAACTTCACCCGCGCCTTTACGCGCGCGGTGGGCGTGAGCCCGGGCCGGTATCGCGGCGAGGTCCGGGCGCTCTGA
- a CDS encoding response regulator transcription factor: MSQGIQRRKQVMGREPVIHIVEDDASLRQALEDLFQSVGHSTRTFGSTAAFIESVDRDAPGCLVLDIRLPGVSGLDFQVRMEGLGIRLPVILMTGHGDIPMSVRGMKAGAVDFLTKPFRDQDMLDAVTEALERDDRRRAAAADTAEVWRRFSTLSPREQQVMRLVSAGRLNKQVAGDLAISEVTVKIHRGAAMRKMGARSLADLVRMADVISASPQTNTTV, from the coding sequence ATGAGTCAAGGCATCCAGAGGCGCAAGCAGGTCATGGGGCGGGAACCGGTCATTCATATCGTCGAGGACGACGCCTCGCTTCGCCAGGCGCTGGAGGACCTGTTCCAGTCCGTCGGCCACAGCACCCGGACATTCGGATCCACGGCGGCCTTCATCGAGAGCGTCGATCGCGACGCGCCGGGCTGCCTCGTGCTCGACATCCGCCTGCCGGGCGTCAGCGGCCTGGATTTCCAGGTCCGGATGGAAGGCCTGGGCATCCGATTGCCGGTGATCCTGATGACCGGCCACGGCGACATCCCCATGTCTGTTCGCGGCATGAAGGCCGGAGCGGTCGATTTCCTGACAAAGCCCTTTCGCGACCAGGACATGCTGGACGCGGTCACCGAGGCGCTGGAGCGCGACGACCGGCGGCGCGCCGCCGCCGCCGATACGGCCGAGGTCTGGCGACGATTCTCGACGCTGTCGCCGCGCGAGCAGCAGGTCATGCGCCTGGTCAGCGCGGGGCGTCTCAACAAACAGGTCGCGGGCGATCTCGCCATCAGCGAGGTCACCGTGAAGATCCACCGCGGCGCGGCGATGCGAAAGATGGGCGCGCGGTCGCTGGCGGACCTCGTGCGCATGGCCGACGTGATCAGCGCCTCACCGCAGACTAACACCACAGTATGA
- a CDS encoding response regulator transcription factor, which yields MSHDLLISVVEDDPSLLQAMVGLVESLGYRAAGHASAEAFLAAGDLDSDCIITDIQMPGLSGIELKHRLVELGATTPVIMVTARTEPGLLARARESGPTCLLQKPFSAEALIGCLKTALRS from the coding sequence GTGTCACACGATCTGCTGATCTCGGTCGTCGAGGACGACCCGTCGCTCCTGCAGGCCATGGTCGGCCTGGTGGAGTCGCTGGGCTACCGAGCCGCCGGCCATGCGTCGGCCGAGGCCTTCCTGGCGGCTGGAGACCTGGACTCGGACTGCATCATCACCGACATCCAGATGCCTGGCCTGAGCGGCATCGAACTGAAGCACCGCCTCGTCGAGCTGGGCGCGACAACGCCGGTGATCATGGTCACCGCACGGACGGAACCCGGTCTTCTCGCGAGAGCGCGCGAGAGCGGCCCGACCTGCCTGCTGCAGAAGCCCTTCAGCGCGGAGGCGCTGATCGGTTGCCTGAAGACAGCGCTACGCTCGTGA
- a CDS encoding PAS domain-containing sensor histidine kinase: protein MPQGGFGDLFELAHESILVRDMDGRLLSWNAASTQLYGWSEQDALGRSLDALFGDGANEIAPELLANGRWDGEIRRRNAAGADLVVEIRQSLRRGPDGQPVGIVEIGRDITAKLDAERALKAAERRYTNLFQAMAASFWELDFTPVGTMLRRLRKSGVDDYSQYFRDHPAFIREMMRVTRIVDVNDATVRLFAGGDRSLLTGSVEPYWPEAAGEVYAASVVAAVSGAPSYSTETTLRRADGSEFQALFTAAFPSESVDQGALLIGVIDISERKRAQAAERRLQDEFAHSARISMLGELTASIAHEVNQPLAAIATNGSASLRWLSRSPPDTDRCAVLTERIVADAQRAADIIGRIRGMASNQPTAVEALSINALVRETAIFLQPELAAHDVMLTVATAAGLEPVRGDRTQLQQVFANLLINGAQAMSQARCAERRLVVRTGMNLAGHVQVTVEDTGPGLAPEHLERLFESFFTTKASGMGMGLAICRSIVERHGGGVTAGNGPQGGAVFTIVLPVDEAA, encoded by the coding sequence ATGCCACAGGGCGGATTTGGAGATCTGTTCGAGCTGGCGCACGAGAGCATTCTCGTGCGGGATATGGACGGGCGGCTTCTGTCCTGGAACGCGGCGTCGACGCAACTCTACGGCTGGTCCGAACAGGACGCGTTGGGCCGATCGCTCGACGCGCTGTTCGGCGATGGGGCGAACGAGATCGCGCCCGAGTTGCTGGCGAACGGCCGCTGGGACGGCGAGATCCGCCGCCGCAACGCCGCCGGCGCCGATCTGGTCGTCGAGATCCGCCAGAGCCTGCGCCGCGGCCCGGACGGGCAACCTGTCGGGATCGTCGAGATCGGCCGCGACATCACCGCCAAGCTCGACGCCGAACGTGCTCTGAAAGCCGCCGAGCGGCGGTATACCAATCTCTTCCAGGCGATGGCCGCATCATTCTGGGAACTGGACTTCACGCCCGTCGGGACGATGCTGCGGCGACTGCGCAAGAGCGGCGTCGACGACTACAGCCAGTATTTCCGCGATCACCCTGCGTTCATCCGGGAGATGATGCGCGTCACGCGCATCGTCGACGTCAACGACGCGACCGTCCGCCTCTTCGCCGGCGGCGATCGCAGCCTCCTGACCGGTTCGGTCGAACCCTATTGGCCCGAGGCCGCCGGCGAGGTCTATGCCGCCAGCGTCGTGGCGGCGGTCAGCGGCGCGCCGAGCTACTCCACCGAGACGACCCTGCGTCGCGCCGACGGATCCGAGTTCCAGGCGCTGTTCACGGCCGCCTTTCCCTCGGAGTCGGTGGACCAGGGAGCCCTGCTGATCGGCGTGATAGACATCTCCGAGCGCAAACGCGCCCAGGCGGCCGAACGACGGCTGCAGGACGAGTTCGCGCATTCCGCGCGGATTTCGATGCTCGGCGAGCTTACCGCCTCGATCGCCCACGAGGTCAATCAGCCGCTGGCGGCGATCGCGACAAACGGATCGGCGAGCCTGCGATGGCTGAGCCGCTCGCCGCCCGACACCGACCGCTGCGCCGTGCTCACCGAGCGGATCGTCGCCGACGCTCAGCGGGCGGCCGACATCATCGGGCGCATCCGGGGCATGGCGTCGAACCAGCCCACGGCGGTCGAAGCGCTGTCGATCAACGCCCTGGTGCGGGAGACCGCGATCTTCCTCCAGCCTGAACTCGCGGCGCACGACGTCATGCTGACGGTCGCCACGGCCGCGGGGCTTGAGCCCGTGCGAGGCGACCGGACCCAGCTTCAACAGGTGTTCGCCAACCTGCTGATCAACGGCGCCCAGGCGATGAGCCAGGCCCGCTGCGCCGAACGTCGGTTGGTCGTCCGCACCGGCATGAACCTGGCCGGTCATGTCCAGGTGACCGTCGAAGACACCGGTCCCGGCCTGGCGCCCGAGCATCTCGAGCGTCTGTTCGAGAGCTTCTTCACCACCAAGGCGTCCGGCATGGGCATGGGCCTGGCCATCTGCCGCTCGATCGTGGAGCGGCATGGCGGCGGCGTCACGGCCGGCAACGGTCCGCAAGGCGGCGCGGTCTTCACCATTGTCCTACCGGTCGACGAGGCCGCCTGA
- a CDS encoding alpha/beta hydrolase, with translation MTKTIMLIHGAWLNARSWEGFKARYEAQGYTVIAPNWPFDDRSPEELRKAPNPALAKSGQRAILDHFEAEIRKLDETPILIGHSLGGVFVQHLLDRGLGVAGVAINPAPTPGVPLGPHAIVSALPIFLDPFSPWKTKSMSRDYFRNRFAQTAPRDRADALYDRYVVPTTGKVYWDGVTGAVKPIQWNNPNRAPLLLIGGEIDLIADASMTRAIFAKQKRAPSRTELKIFPGRSHWTGIDAGWEEVADYALSWALANQRRPLGSPSAAA, from the coding sequence ATGACCAAGACCATCATGCTGATCCACGGCGCCTGGCTGAACGCGCGCAGCTGGGAAGGCTTCAAGGCCCGCTACGAAGCCCAGGGCTACACCGTGATCGCGCCGAACTGGCCGTTCGACGACCGCTCGCCCGAGGAGTTGCGCAAGGCGCCGAACCCGGCCCTCGCCAAGAGCGGCCAGAGGGCCATCCTCGACCACTTCGAAGCCGAGATCCGCAAGCTCGACGAGACGCCGATCCTGATCGGCCATTCCCTGGGCGGCGTGTTCGTGCAGCACCTGCTGGACCGCGGCCTGGGCGTCGCCGGCGTGGCCATCAACCCCGCCCCGACGCCCGGCGTGCCGTTGGGCCCGCACGCCATTGTCTCGGCGCTGCCGATCTTCCTCGACCCGTTCAGTCCCTGGAAGACGAAGTCGATGAGCCGCGACTACTTCCGCAACCGCTTCGCGCAGACCGCCCCGCGCGATCGGGCCGACGCCCTCTATGACCGCTACGTCGTTCCGACCACCGGCAAGGTCTACTGGGACGGCGTCACCGGCGCCGTGAAACCGATCCAGTGGAACAACCCCAACCGCGCGCCGCTGCTGCTGATCGGCGGGGAGATCGACCTGATCGCCGACGCCAGCATGACTCGGGCGATCTTCGCCAAGCAGAAGCGCGCGCCGTCACGCACCGAGCTGAAGATCTTCCCCGGACGCTCCCATTGGACCGGGATCGACGCCGGCTGGGAAGAGGTGGCCGACTACGCCTTGAGCTGGGCCCTGGCCAATCAGCGACGCCCGCTGGGATCTCCTTCGGCGGCCGCCTAA
- a CDS encoding DUF4402 domain-containing protein: MIVKSLAAIAALAVVAAAAPAMAQSASTTGSGSITVIRPLTLTKNADLRFGTVVRPSTGSGTVTVSAAGARSVTGGVVGLASGDTPAAAQFTIDGEGGQSISVTIPATFSIANGPDNLTVTTSNNLVGSASSQTLSNALGAAGSLVFRVGGSVPIDSTTATGLYTGNFTVSATYN; this comes from the coding sequence ATGATCGTCAAGTCGCTCGCAGCCATCGCCGCTCTCGCCGTGGTCGCCGCCGCCGCGCCGGCGATGGCCCAGTCGGCCTCCACGACCGGCTCCGGCTCGATCACGGTGATCCGGCCTCTCACCCTGACCAAGAACGCCGACCTGAGGTTCGGGACCGTGGTGCGCCCATCGACCGGCTCCGGCACCGTGACCGTCAGCGCCGCGGGCGCTCGTTCCGTGACCGGCGGCGTCGTCGGACTGGCCTCCGGCGACACGCCCGCGGCGGCCCAGTTCACGATCGACGGCGAAGGCGGTCAGTCGATCTCGGTGACCATCCCGGCCACCTTCTCCATCGCCAACGGCCCCGACAACCTGACGGTCACCACCTCCAACAACCTGGTCGGTTCGGCGTCCAGCCAGACGCTCAGCAACGCGCTGGGCGCGGCCGGATCGCTGGTCTTCCGGGTCGGCGGCAGCGTGCCGATCGACTCGACCACGGCGACAGGTCTGTACACCGGCAACTTCACGGTGTCGGCGACCTACAACTGA
- a CDS encoding fimbrial biogenesis chaperone, with product MFKTLIFAALAVNLAAGPAQAQVGADLNISPKRVVFDPGERSATVYIFNQGDQEATYTVELVDRVMLPSGQIIAAADHPGATVASAADLIQYTPRRVTLPPRQSQVVRVRARAGGDGKPEHRTHLTVTALPSETAGFTVEQAAGPASGEVSLRVVALFSVSIPMIVRDGPVDARAAIENAVIKAAGDGAALSLDLVRKGANSVYGDVEIRAGQGAKTRTLAAVRGVAVYPEIERRAVLVALPADLPRGEPLTILYRDDDARPGETLATATIVAP from the coding sequence ATGTTCAAAACCCTGATCTTCGCGGCCCTGGCGGTTAACCTTGCGGCCGGCCCGGCCCAGGCCCAGGTCGGCGCCGACCTGAACATTTCCCCGAAGCGGGTCGTCTTCGACCCCGGCGAACGCAGCGCCACGGTCTACATCTTCAACCAGGGCGATCAGGAAGCGACCTACACGGTCGAGCTCGTCGATCGCGTCATGCTCCCGAGCGGCCAGATCATCGCCGCCGCCGACCATCCAGGCGCGACCGTGGCCTCCGCGGCCGACCTCATCCAGTACACGCCCCGCCGGGTGACCCTGCCCCCGCGCCAGAGCCAGGTGGTCCGGGTTCGCGCCCGCGCGGGCGGGGACGGCAAGCCCGAGCATCGCACCCACCTGACCGTGACCGCCCTCCCCTCCGAGACCGCCGGCTTCACGGTCGAACAGGCGGCCGGCCCCGCCTCGGGCGAGGTGTCCCTCAGAGTCGTCGCCCTGTTCAGCGTCAGCATCCCGATGATTGTCCGGGACGGCCCCGTCGACGCCCGCGCCGCCATCGAAAACGCCGTGATCAAAGCCGCCGGCGACGGCGCGGCGCTCAGCCTGGATCTCGTCCGCAAGGGCGCCAACTCGGTCTATGGCGACGTCGAAATCCGCGCCGGCCAGGGGGCGAAGACCCGAACGCTGGCGGCGGTGCGCGGCGTGGCCGTCTATCCCGAGATCGAGCGCCGCGCCGTCCTTGTCGCCCTTCCGGCGGACCTGCCGCGCGGCGAACCCCTGACCATCCTCTATCGCGACGACGACGCTCGCCCGGGCGAGACGCTCGCGACAGCGACGATCGTCGCCCCGTGA